In Candidatus Manganitrophus morganii, the genomic window TCCGCGCCCCGACCGAAATACGCGAAATAATATCTCGAACGGCGGCCTCTTGCCATGCGGCGAGGGCGCTTAGATCGACACCGGGAAGGTTTTTGAGACTCCAATCCTTTACAAGATTTCTCCCGGTGTGTCTCTTATAATCTTCGATACAGGAGTTCGTTTTACACATTCCTCCTGAACGAACATAATCAAGATTGATTCCTTGAACGGGATATCTCGTTGCGACTTCGACAATCAAGGATGAAATGAATTCGCGAAAACGCTCACTATGAATATTAAATGCCTGTCGAGAGGTTCCCTCTTTAAAACGCTGTTCAAAAAATTCGAGTTGCGGTAAAAAGTCTCTTTGCCGGAGAGAAATCGTGAACCACGGATGAATCTCAATTTCATACTTCTCTGCCAGCTTAATGAGATTCTCCAGCGGATCAAAGCCGGGAACACGAACTTTGCGGGTATCCCAAGGTGCGAGATCTGATGGCCAGATCGTTCCCCTTCCATGCCAGACACATGGAACGAAAACATTAAACCCTGCTTTCTTGATCCGGGTTAGCAATTTCTCTGCTGAATCTTTTGTAATCCAAGCGAGTCCTTCATCAAAGATCGCACGACTTTCAAAGAGAGACACACCGCTCGACAACGCAAGCCACGGCTTCAAAAGAGAACCCGCGGCAAAGGCGGCCGTCAATTTAATAAATTTCCGACGTGAAAAGGGCCGGCCGGTCAATTTAACTCCCTCTCATCCTCGCGTCTGAAAATCAGATTCATTAGATGAGGTGAACCACGCTATATCGTTTTTAGGAGCTCGTATTTCCTTTTCTTAGAAACGGCCTTTGACGTCTTCGTGTTTTCCGT contains:
- a CDS encoding family 10 glycosylhydrolase, whose protein sequence is MTGRPFSRRKFIKLTAAFAAGSLLKPWLALSSGVSLFESRAIFDEGLAWITKDSAEKLLTRIKKAGFNVFVPCVWHGRGTIWPSDLAPWDTRKVRVPGFDPLENLIKLAEKYEIEIHPWFTISLRQRDFLPQLEFFEQRFKEGTSRQAFNIHSERFREFISSLIVEVATRYPVQGINLDYVRSGGMCKTNSCIEDYKRHTGRNLVKDWSLKNLPGVDLSALAAWQEAAVRDIISRISVGARKTRKNLVMSVDAVPGSSDTKLQGQDSMKWADEGLVDVVYSMDYQASPDFEKIRNLQSKMKRPEALVMLCGNYDRDGSGKKVIPREARRAAEILSEARSISRGNGVGLYLYNMLSEEQIDLFQKTVFKAPAKPRWLRAAPLQS